One Pleuronectes platessa chromosome 9, fPlePla1.1, whole genome shotgun sequence genomic region harbors:
- the mettl13 gene encoding eEF1A lysine and N-terminal methyltransferase encodes MSLLPRTAEEFSSAEYWERFFKKRGDKAFEWYGDYNTLCGVLHKYIKVQDQVLVVGCGNSELSEQLYDVGYKHLTNIDISETVVTHMNQRNAERRPGLTFQQVDATQTPYEDACYQAALDKGTLDAMASEEEGALARNMLTEVGRVLSVGGRYVCVTLAQESVIKLAVEHFVQLGWAVRLHCLQGDSGKEEDSFSLPVFVLVCTKFRQPMPIPILEMCLGEDGAPTRLTQVSELLSAVREHQAYSVLRKKLRTGTDASSNLSLTLCHTKSGLPRYTLTVQDCSPGAKVPRSNHFAIFIVPQGSETAWLYCSSEGQKQLAASANFRRLVIVAMHRNQEYTDMQAVQAELSPMVMDLAPPGMPANQQVPFLSVGGDLGWREEVSRGVSELSGEYCVENVKGEDGELYRRLVFLSNSALVQSESRLVSSKTTSSQKKRNKKKTKPAAPPTTSSSSLSVDSGFLCCAHHEVMVAGLTVLGVGAPESKDVPVSVLLVGLGGGGLPQFLRDFVPNVTVEVVELDAVVLEVAKEWFGFRPDERLTVTLGDGLDRICALEKEGGGLFDVIMFDVDNKDSTVGMSCPPGAFVETSILQKVCSLLTPRGIFMLNLVCRDSALRNSVLQRLSTLFPSILSRKIEGEVNEVLLCSCGGNAASDGARIPQSLNQAAKNLQSALSSNGSSDHKAHIDIAELLKDLKVE; translated from the exons ATGAGTCTTTTACCTCGCACCGCGGAGGAGTTCAGCTCTGCTGAGTACTGGGAGAGGTTCTTCAAGAAGAGAGGGGACAAGGCCTTTGAGTGGTATGGAGACTACAACACACTGTGCGGGGTCCTGCACAAATACATCAAAGTACAAGATCAG GTGTTGGTGGTCGGTTGTGGTAACTCTGAGCTGAGTGAACAGCTTTATGATGTCGGCTACAAACATCTGACTAACATTGACATCAGTGAGACAGTGGTGACTCATATGAACCAGCGAAATGCAGAGCGCAGGCCAGGACTGACCTTCCAGCAGGTGGATGCTACACAAACCCCGTATGAGGACGCCTGCTACCAGGCTGCTCTGGACAAAGGGACGCTGGATGCCATGGCCTCCGAGGAGGAAGGAGCTCTGGCCAGGAACATGCTCACCGAG GTGGGCCGCGTGCTAAGTGTCGGAGGCCGGTATGTCTGTGTGACGTTGGCTCAGGAGAGTGTGATCAAGTTGGCCGTGGAGCACTTTGTACAGCTGGGGTGGGCTGTGAGGCTCCACTGCCTGCAGGGGGATAGTGGAAAAGAAGAGGACTCGTTCTCTCTGCCCGTCTTTGTTCtggtctgcaccaaatttcgACAGCCGATGCCAATACCCATCCTGGAGATGTGTCTCGGGGAGGATGGAGCCCCAACGCGTCTCACGCAGGTTTCTGAGTTGTTGTCAGCGGTTAGGGAGCACCAGGCTTACTCTGTGTTGAGAAAAAAGCTCCGTACAGGCACAGACGCCAGCTCCAACCTGTCACTCACTCTCTGCCACACCAAATCTGGCCTTCCCAGATACACACTCACAGTTCAAGATTGTTCCCCAGGAGCCAAGGTGCCAAGATCAAACCATTTTGCTATATTTATTG TGCCTCAAGGCAGCGAGACAGCTTGGCTCTACTGCTCCAGCGAGGGGCAAAAGCAGCTGGCAGCCAGTGCTAACTTTCGACGCCTGGTTATTGTGGCAATGCACAGGAATCAGGAATACACAGACATGCAAGCTGTCCAAGCAGAACTCTCACCAATGGTGATGGACCTTGCTCCTCCGGGTATgccagccaatcagcag GTGCCGTTTCTGTCGGTAGGAGGAGACCTGGGCTGGCGAGAGGAGGTCAGCAGGGGAGTGAGCGAGCTGAGCGGAGAGTACTGTGTGGAGAATGTCAAAGGAGAAGACGGAGAGCTGTATCGCAGGCTTGTCTTTCTGTCTAATTCCGCCCTCGTCCAATCAGAAAGCCGCCTCGTTTCCTCAAAGACCA cctcaagtcagaagaagaggaacaaaaagaaaaccaagCCAGCTGCTCCTCCAACAACGTCCTCATCCTCTCTGTCAGTGGACAGTGGCTTCCTCTGCTGCGCTCACCATGAGGTCATGGTGGCCGGCCTCACCGTGCTCGGGGTGGGCGCGCCAGAGAGCAAAG ACGTCCCAGTGTCGGTGCTCCTGGTGGGTCTCGGTGGAGGAGGTCTGCCTCAGTTCCTGCGGGACTTTGTGCCCAATGTCACCGTTGAGGTTGTGGAATTAGATGCAGTTGTGCTGGAAGTGGCGAAGGAATGGTTCGGATTCAGACCGGACGAACGTTTGACGGTCACGCTCGGGGACGGCCTCGATCGCATCTGTGCCCTCGAGAAGGAAG GTGGAGGTTTGTTTGACGTCATCATGTTTGATGTAGACAATAAAGATAGCACTGTGGGTATGAGCTGTCCGCCTGGTGCCTTTGTGGAAACCTCCATCCTGCAGAAGGTCTGCAGCCTGCTGACGCCCAGAG GCATATTCATGTTGAATCTCGTGTGTCGTGACTCGGCCTTGAGGAACAGCGTGCTGCAGCGTCTCAGCACCTTGTTCCCCAGTATTCTCTCTCGAAAGATTGAAGGGGAGGTCAACGAAGTCCTTCTGTGCTCTTGTGGAGGAAACGCGGCATCGGACGGCGCCCGCATCCCTCAGtccctgaaccaggctgccaaGAATTTGCAGAGCGCCCTGAGCTCGAACGGCAGCAGCGACCACAAGGCACATATAGACATTGCAGAGCTGCTAAAAGACCTTAAAGTAGAATAA
- the itpa gene encoding inosine triphosphate pyrophosphatase has translation MAAQAGRSVVFVTGNAKKLEEVIQILGDTFPYKLVSRKIDLPEYQGEPDEISIQKCKEAVKEIDGPVIVEDTCLCFTALGGLPGPYIKWFLDKLKPEGLFKLLAGFEDKSAWALCTFAFCAGKDEPVQLFRGKTEGHIVEPRGPRDFGWDPCFQPKGYSKTYAELPKEVKNSISHRYRALAAMSEHFSQTKDTSPKNKKKKEQED, from the exons ATGGCCGCGCAAGCAGGAAGGTCTGTAGTCTTCGTTACTGGAAACGCGAAAAAACTCGAAGAG GTCATTCAGATCCTGGGAGACACGTTTCCTTACAAACTAGTGTCAAGAAAGATCGACT TGCCTGAGTACCAGGGGGAGCCCGATGAGATCTCCATACAGAAGTGTAAGGAGGCTGTAAAAGAG ATCGATGGGCCGGTCATAGTGGAGGACACTTGTCTGTGTTTCACAGCGTTAGGAGGCCTGCCCGGTCCTTACAT AAAATGGTTCCTGGATAAACTCAAGCCAGAAG GCTTGTTTAAACTCCTGGCTGGGTTTGAGGATAAATCAGCGTGGGCCCTCTGCACGTTTGCTTTCTGTGCTGGTAAAGACGAACCAGTGCAGCTCTTCAGAGGGAAAACAGAG GGGCACATTGTGGAACCCCGTGGCCCTCGAGACTTCGGATGGGATCCATGTTTCCAGCCAAAGGGATATAGCAAAAC CTACGCTGAACTGCCCAAAGAAGTGAAGAATTCAATCTCTCACCGCTACCGGGCACTGGCTGCCATGTCTGAGCACTTCTCTCAAACCAAGGATACCTCAccaaagaacaagaagaagaaggagcaggaggattAA